In one window of Nicotiana tabacum cultivar K326 chromosome 12, ASM71507v2, whole genome shotgun sequence DNA:
- the LOC107788686 gene encoding uncharacterized protein LOC107788686 isoform X2: MRYLELHLSFRLQKQLLHLLANMEIQKATFIINSRHFHPIPNSTHHPILVSPQHKPLQHRRLLKVRSHFCCCSSSHSHHPVVKDPILEAGNESFVKNRDTHYKYITRKKRVVDGERGNEYRRQLLPSYKAKRRKYGHQFPGAGKSPRSTVETSHRLILDVLHNCNVPVVKIESHEADDVIATLVEQVLQRGHRVVVASPDKDFKQLISDDVQIVMPVPEFNRWSFYTLKHYVAQYNCDPRSDLSLRCILGDEVDGVPGIQHVVPGFGRKTALKLLKKHGTLENLLNAAAVRSVGKQYAQDALIKYADYLRRNYEVLSLKRDVRIHIEEQWLDERDARNDSLVLSNFITSLKESRNLNLQNSSHSNG; this comes from the exons ATGAGATACCTAGAACTCCATTTAAGCTTTCGTCTACAAAAACAATTACTCCACTTACTAGCAAACATGGAGATTCAAAAAGCTACCTTTATCATCAATTCTCGCCATTTTCACCCAATTCCAAACTCTACCCACCACCCAATTCTTGTTTCCCCACAACATAAACCTTTACAGCACAGAAGATTGCTAAAAGTACGCTCCCATTTctgttgttgttcttcttctcaTAGTCATCATCCAGTTGTAAAAGACCCAATTTTGGAAGCAGGGAATGAATCTTTTGTGAAAAACAGAGATACCCATTACAAGTATATTACAAGAAAAAAGAGG GTTGTTGACGGGGAAAGAGGTAATGAGTACAGAAGACAATTGTTACCTTCCTATAAAGCAAAAAGAAGGAAATATGGGCATCAGTTTCCAGGTGCAGGAAAATCTCCAAGGAGTACGGTTGAAACGTCACATCGACTCATCTTGGATGTTCTTCACAACTGCAATGTTCCT GTAGTTAAGATTGAATCACATGAAGCAGACGATGTTATAGCCACACTTGTTGAACAAGTTCTACAAAGGGGACACCGAGTCGTCGTTGCCTCTCCTGACAAAGACTTCAAACAGCTGATATCTGATGATGTTCAAATTGTCATGCCAGTACCAGAGTTTAATAGATGGTCTTTTTACACCCTAAAACACTATGTGGCACAGTACAATTGTGATCCAAGGTCTGATTTGAGCCTCA GGTGTATACTGGGTGATGAGGTTGATGGTGTTCCTGGAATCCAGCATGTTGTTCCTGGTTTTGGTCGAAAGACTGCTTTGAAGCTTTTGAAAAAGCACGGCACACTGGAGAATTTGCTTAATGCTGCTGCAGTAAGATCGGTGGGGAAGCAGTATGCACAAGATGCCCTTATAAAGTATGCTGATTACCTGCGCAGAAATTATGAAGTTCTTTCTCTGAAGAG GGATGTCCGTATCCATATTGAGGAGCAATGGCTTGATGAGAGAGATGCACGTAATGACTCACTAGTTTTATCCAACTTCATCACTTCGCTGAAAGAGAGTCGGAATCTTAATTTGCAAAACAGCTCTCATTCCAATGGTTGA
- the LOC107788686 gene encoding uncharacterized protein LOC107788686 isoform X4: MLILFVTKEVPLLCFLLLIGFPFSSLKLASLILSLLLLTGKEVMSTEDNCYLPIKQKEGNMGISFQVQENLQGVRLKRHIDSSWMFFTTAMFLMQVVKIESHEADDVIATLVEQVLQRGHRVVVASPDKDFKQLISDDVQIVMPVPEFNRWSFYTLKHYVAQYNCDPRSDLSLRCILGDEVDGVPGIQHVVPGFGRKTALKLLKKHGTLENLLNAAAVRSVGKQYAQDALIKYADYLRRNYEVLSLKRDVRIHIEEQWLDERDARNDSLVLSNFITSLKESRNLNLQNSSHSNG; this comes from the exons ATGTTAATCCTCTTTGTTACAAAGGAAGTACCCCTTCTTTGCTTTCTTTTGCTCATTGGATTTCCCTTTTCTTCTCTCAAGTTAGCCTCACTGATCCTGTCATTGCT GTTGTTGACGGGGAAAGAGGTAATGAGTACAGAAGACAATTGTTACCTTCCTATAAAGCAAAAAGAAGGAAATATGGGCATCAGTTTCCAGGTGCAGGAAAATCTCCAAGGAGTACGGTTGAAACGTCACATCGACTCATCTTGGATGTTCTTCACAACTGCAATGTTCCT TATGCAGGTAGTTAAGATTGAATCACATGAAGCAGACGATGTTATAGCCACACTTGTTGAACAAGTTCTACAAAGGGGACACCGAGTCGTCGTTGCCTCTCCTGACAAAGACTTCAAACAGCTGATATCTGATGATGTTCAAATTGTCATGCCAGTACCAGAGTTTAATAGATGGTCTTTTTACACCCTAAAACACTATGTGGCACAGTACAATTGTGATCCAAGGTCTGATTTGAGCCTCA GGTGTATACTGGGTGATGAGGTTGATGGTGTTCCTGGAATCCAGCATGTTGTTCCTGGTTTTGGTCGAAAGACTGCTTTGAAGCTTTTGAAAAAGCACGGCACACTGGAGAATTTGCTTAATGCTGCTGCAGTAAGATCGGTGGGGAAGCAGTATGCACAAGATGCCCTTATAAAGTATGCTGATTACCTGCGCAGAAATTATGAAGTTCTTTCTCTGAAGAG GGATGTCCGTATCCATATTGAGGAGCAATGGCTTGATGAGAGAGATGCACGTAATGACTCACTAGTTTTATCCAACTTCATCACTTCGCTGAAAGAGAGTCGGAATCTTAATTTGCAAAACAGCTCTCATTCCAATGGTTGA
- the LOC107788686 gene encoding uncharacterized protein LOC107788686 isoform X3, whose protein sequence is MLILFVTKEVPLLCFLLLIGFPFSSLKLASLILSLLLLTGKEVMSTEDNCYLPIKQKEGNMGISFQVQENLQGVRLKRHIDSSWMFFTTAMFLCSMQVVKIESHEADDVIATLVEQVLQRGHRVVVASPDKDFKQLISDDVQIVMPVPEFNRWSFYTLKHYVAQYNCDPRSDLSLRCILGDEVDGVPGIQHVVPGFGRKTALKLLKKHGTLENLLNAAAVRSVGKQYAQDALIKYADYLRRNYEVLSLKRDVRIHIEEQWLDERDARNDSLVLSNFITSLKESRNLNLQNSSHSNG, encoded by the exons ATGTTAATCCTCTTTGTTACAAAGGAAGTACCCCTTCTTTGCTTTCTTTTGCTCATTGGATTTCCCTTTTCTTCTCTCAAGTTAGCCTCACTGATCCTGTCATTGCT GTTGTTGACGGGGAAAGAGGTAATGAGTACAGAAGACAATTGTTACCTTCCTATAAAGCAAAAAGAAGGAAATATGGGCATCAGTTTCCAGGTGCAGGAAAATCTCCAAGGAGTACGGTTGAAACGTCACATCGACTCATCTTGGATGTTCTTCACAACTGCAATGTTCCT GTGTAGTATGCAGGTAGTTAAGATTGAATCACATGAAGCAGACGATGTTATAGCCACACTTGTTGAACAAGTTCTACAAAGGGGACACCGAGTCGTCGTTGCCTCTCCTGACAAAGACTTCAAACAGCTGATATCTGATGATGTTCAAATTGTCATGCCAGTACCAGAGTTTAATAGATGGTCTTTTTACACCCTAAAACACTATGTGGCACAGTACAATTGTGATCCAAGGTCTGATTTGAGCCTCA GGTGTATACTGGGTGATGAGGTTGATGGTGTTCCTGGAATCCAGCATGTTGTTCCTGGTTTTGGTCGAAAGACTGCTTTGAAGCTTTTGAAAAAGCACGGCACACTGGAGAATTTGCTTAATGCTGCTGCAGTAAGATCGGTGGGGAAGCAGTATGCACAAGATGCCCTTATAAAGTATGCTGATTACCTGCGCAGAAATTATGAAGTTCTTTCTCTGAAGAG GGATGTCCGTATCCATATTGAGGAGCAATGGCTTGATGAGAGAGATGCACGTAATGACTCACTAGTTTTATCCAACTTCATCACTTCGCTGAAAGAGAGTCGGAATCTTAATTTGCAAAACAGCTCTCATTCCAATGGTTGA
- the LOC107788686 gene encoding uncharacterized protein LOC107788686 isoform X1 gives MRYLELHLSFRLQKQLLHLLANMEIQKATFIINSRHFHPIPNSTHHPILVSPQHKPLQHRRLLKVRSHFCCCSSSHSHHPVVKDPILEAGNESFVKNRDTHYKYITRKKRVFFLDVNPLCYKGSTPSLLSFAHWISLFFSQVSLTDPVIAVVDGERGNEYRRQLLPSYKAKRRKYGHQFPGAGKSPRSTVETSHRLILDVLHNCNVPVVKIESHEADDVIATLVEQVLQRGHRVVVASPDKDFKQLISDDVQIVMPVPEFNRWSFYTLKHYVAQYNCDPRSDLSLRCILGDEVDGVPGIQHVVPGFGRKTALKLLKKHGTLENLLNAAAVRSVGKQYAQDALIKYADYLRRNYEVLSLKRDVRIHIEEQWLDERDARNDSLVLSNFITSLKESRNLNLQNSSHSNG, from the exons ATGAGATACCTAGAACTCCATTTAAGCTTTCGTCTACAAAAACAATTACTCCACTTACTAGCAAACATGGAGATTCAAAAAGCTACCTTTATCATCAATTCTCGCCATTTTCACCCAATTCCAAACTCTACCCACCACCCAATTCTTGTTTCCCCACAACATAAACCTTTACAGCACAGAAGATTGCTAAAAGTACGCTCCCATTTctgttgttgttcttcttctcaTAGTCATCATCCAGTTGTAAAAGACCCAATTTTGGAAGCAGGGAATGAATCTTTTGTGAAAAACAGAGATACCCATTACAAGTATATTACAAGAAAAAAGAGGGTATTTTTCTTGGATGTTAATCCTCTTTGTTACAAAGGAAGTACCCCTTCTTTGCTTTCTTTTGCTCATTGGATTTCCCTTTTCTTCTCTCAAGTTAGCCTCACTGATCCTGTCATTGCT GTTGTTGACGGGGAAAGAGGTAATGAGTACAGAAGACAATTGTTACCTTCCTATAAAGCAAAAAGAAGGAAATATGGGCATCAGTTTCCAGGTGCAGGAAAATCTCCAAGGAGTACGGTTGAAACGTCACATCGACTCATCTTGGATGTTCTTCACAACTGCAATGTTCCT GTAGTTAAGATTGAATCACATGAAGCAGACGATGTTATAGCCACACTTGTTGAACAAGTTCTACAAAGGGGACACCGAGTCGTCGTTGCCTCTCCTGACAAAGACTTCAAACAGCTGATATCTGATGATGTTCAAATTGTCATGCCAGTACCAGAGTTTAATAGATGGTCTTTTTACACCCTAAAACACTATGTGGCACAGTACAATTGTGATCCAAGGTCTGATTTGAGCCTCA GGTGTATACTGGGTGATGAGGTTGATGGTGTTCCTGGAATCCAGCATGTTGTTCCTGGTTTTGGTCGAAAGACTGCTTTGAAGCTTTTGAAAAAGCACGGCACACTGGAGAATTTGCTTAATGCTGCTGCAGTAAGATCGGTGGGGAAGCAGTATGCACAAGATGCCCTTATAAAGTATGCTGATTACCTGCGCAGAAATTATGAAGTTCTTTCTCTGAAGAG GGATGTCCGTATCCATATTGAGGAGCAATGGCTTGATGAGAGAGATGCACGTAATGACTCACTAGTTTTATCCAACTTCATCACTTCGCTGAAAGAGAGTCGGAATCTTAATTTGCAAAACAGCTCTCATTCCAATGGTTGA